Proteins from one Malassezia vespertilionis chromosome 2, complete sequence genomic window:
- the SPP1 gene encoding COMPASS (complex proteins associated with Set1p) component (EggNog:ENOG503P16E; COG:S) gives MDAPALKRKDERGDTWPHLSPDAKRHISLLKDDNPAPDSAAQRVSKARAEKIHTTRKPTGRAHLLNDAVRRADPRQGITVWAYTVQQDVPGTSCTAWYERVCSTMGPAPTPAPGTSMRQYAKEHATSLSTATECAHIEHELSVLLQQTTAVTAAIDLLAARTKLVQLAEDRLSVLPPVGAHAPQDGKNPRCGFDARICWDDEPFSAWSASEHARAMLQERVPLDGTLVLPVDEPPSEALPTTGPAVVCGEAKRRCKRHTDWSITRGADLEMARDMQTHYLSALAEREQELRIALQSFTAHRIAT, from the exons atggatgcgccggcgctgaAGCGCAAGGACGAACGCGGCGACACCTGGCCGCATTTATCCCCGGATGCAAAAAGGCACATTTCTTTGTTGAAGGACGACAATCCTGCACCGGATTCAGCCGCGCAGCG TGTGAGCAAG GCACGCGCAGAAAAGATTCACACGACACGGAAGCCAACGGGCCGTGCACACTTGCTCAACGACGCCgttcggcgcgcagatccGCGGCAGGGGATTACCGTGTGGGCATACACGGTGCAACAGGACGTGCCGGGCACGTCCTGCACTGCATGGTACGAGCGTGTGTGCAGTACCATGGGTCCAGCGCCCACGCCCGCGCCTGGCACGAGCATGCGCCAGTATGCGAAAGAGCATGCAACTTCGCTATCCACCGCAACAGAATGTGCACACATTGAGCACGAGCTCTCTGTACTCTTGCAGCAGACGACGGCAGTCACGGCGGCAATAGAtttgcttgctgcgcgcacaaaaTTGGTGCAGCTAGCCGAAGATCGGCTGTCTGTACTCCCTCCTGTTGGcgcccatgcgccgcaggacgGCAAAAACCCACGTTGTGGGTTTGACGCACGGATTTGCTGGGACGATGAGCCGTTTAGTGCATGGTCCGCGTCGgagcatgcacgcgcgatGCTTCAGGAACGTGTGCCGCTCGATGGGACACTGGTCTTGCCTGTTGACGAGCCACCGTCGGAAGCACTGCCCACTACCGGCCCCGCCGTTGTGTGCGGCGAAGCCAAACGCCGTTGCAAGCGGCACACCGACTGGTCCatcacgcgcggcgccgacctggaaatggcgcgcgacatgcaGACGCACTACTTatcggcgctcgccgaaCGCGAGCAGGAGCTGAGAATTGCATTACAGTCGTTtacagcgcatcgcatAGCTACATAG